One region of Zingiber officinale cultivar Zhangliang chromosome 7B, Zo_v1.1, whole genome shotgun sequence genomic DNA includes:
- the LOC122004110 gene encoding zinc finger MYM-type protein 1-like: protein MDVYQSPGTEADGCEELTITKTKEDEKMRRLLEYRRNRKKRRKAQRWENFGKRVYLGKRACKLQEPYIKGVQASAECRAPTTDQTAKLKALRPAPKSFFSLLIAIKGGTLPDPSFCAKVQRPSNIGFGGDDVFTRSGFINWKKAIEKFNEHVGGVGRVHNEARIQFEGFKNQRQSVEYSFSSGKHELEVSYRKRLTSILKVIRFLLLQGLPFRGHDESSTSSNKGNFLELLKWYSSECPEVAAVVGMNAPGNNQMIAPKIQKQLVNACAVETTNAIVADLGDRWFTLLLDEARDCSVKEQMAVVIRYVNKYGEVIERFMAVVHVATTTAACLKEAIDSLFAKYGLSVARLRGQGYDGASNMSGEFNGLKSLIMKENPYALYVHCFAHQLQLVVVAVAQENQYVCDFMWIVGSIVNISASSCKRADKLRQLEHDRKIKLLERGEISSGRGLNQETSLARPGDTRWGSHHSTLCRIEQMWSSVIEVLQNLIDDGDRSSKGLSRTLVERMERYEFVFILLLMKRILAITNHLSTVLQEKDQNIVNVIRLINNVKCKLQKLRDSGWDILLEDVKKFCNTHSIEIINMTDNINSQLETYIDDVKSDERFEGISDLRALAKKMIETMKNRVFPLVYRMIEVALLLPVATATVERVFSAMNIVKTYLRNRIGEEWMNDSLVVYIEKDVFNTVDNEPILQRF from the exons ATGGATGTGTACCAGAGCCCAGGGACGGAGGCAGACGGCTGCGAGGAACTCACCATCACAAAAACAAAAGAAGACGAAAAGATGCGAAGGCTACTGGAATATCGACGGAACAGGAAGAAACGTCGAAAAGCTCAAAGATGG GAAAACTTTGGGAAGCGTGTCTAtcttgggaagcgtgcatgcaagctacaggagccctatataaagggagtCCAAGCATCAGCAGAG TGCCGAGCACCGACGACCGACCAAACAGCAAAGCTGAAAGCCCTGCGCCCAGCGCCCAAATCTTTTTTCTCTCTACTGATTGCCATCAAAGGAGGAACCCTTCCTGATCCATCTTTTTGTGCCAAAGTCCAAAG ACCTAGTAATATAGGGTTTGGAGGAGATGATGTGTTTACGAGATCTGGTTTCATAAATTGGAAAAAAGCAATTGAAAAATTCAATGAGCATGTAGGTGGAGTTGGTAGAGTGCACAATGAGGCAAGAATACAGTTTGAGGGtttcaagaatcaaagacaaagtGTGGAGTATTCATTTTCATCAGGAAAACATGAGCTTGAAGTTTCTTATCGCAAACGCTTGACttccattttaaaagtaattcgatTTTTGTTGTTACAAGGATTGCCTTTTCGGGGACATGATGAGTCTTCGACATCATCcaataaaggaaattttttagaattgctCAAATGGTATAGCTCAGAGTGTCCAGAAGTTGCGGCAGTTGTTGGAATGAATGCACCtggaaataatcaaatgattgcccCAAAAATTCAGAAACAATTGGTGAATGCTTGTGCAGTTGAGACCACAAATGCTATTGTAGCTGATCTTGGAGATAGGTGGTTCACTTTACTACTTGATGAGGCTCGTGACTGTTCAGTGAAAGAGCAAATGGCAGTTGTTATTAGATATGTGAATAAATATGGAGAGGTGATTGAACGATTTATGGCCGTAGTTCATGTTGCAACAACTACAGCTGCTTGTTTGAAGGAGGCAATTGACTCTTTATTTGCTAAGTATGGTTTGTCAGTGGCAAGATTGAGgggtcaaggatatgatggtgcttCAAATATGTCTGGAGAATTTAATGGCTTAAAGTCACTGATAATGAAAGAAAATCCATATGCATTgtatgttcattgttttgctcatcaactccagctaGTGGTTGTAGCTGTTGCTCAAGAAAATCAATATGTTTGTGATTTCATGTGGATTGTTGGTTCGATTGTAAACATATCTGCATCATCTTGCAAAAGGGCTGACAAACTTCGACAACTTGAACATGACAGAAAAATTAAACTTCTTGAAAGAGGAGAGATTAGTTCTGGTAGAGGACTAAACCAAGAAACTAGTCTAGCTAGACCTGGAGATACACGATGGGGGTCTCATCATTCAACTTTATGTCGTATTGAACAAATGTGGTCATCTGTTATAGAGGTTCTTCAAAATTTGATTGATGATGGTGATCGTTCTTCTAAGGGTTTAAGTAGAACTTTGGTTGAAAGAATGGAGAGGTATGAATTTGTGTTTATTCTACTATTGATGAAACGTATACTGGCAATCACAAATCATTTGTCAACCGTTCTACAAGAGAAAGatcaaaatattgtgaatgtGATACGTTTGATCAATAATGTGAAATGCAAATTACAAAAGTTGAGAGATTCTGGATGGGATATTTTACTTGAGGATGTGAAGAAATTTTGTAACACTCATTccattgaaataattaatatgaCAGATAACATCAACAGCC AGCTTGAAACATATATTGATGATGTCAAATCAGATGAACGGTTTGAAGGCATTTCAGATTTAAGAGCTCTTGCAAAGAAAATGATTGAAACAATGAAGAACCGTGTGTTTCCTTTGGTTTATCGGATGATTGAGGTAGCCTTACTTCTTCCAGTTGCTACTGCAACAGTTGAAAGAGTGTTTTCGGCAATGAATATTGTCAAAACATATTTGCGAAACAGGATTGGAGAGGAATGGATGAATGATAGTTTAGTAGTGTATATCGAGAAAGATGTTTTTAATACTGTCGACAATGAGCCAATTTTACAACGTTTTTAG